From Sphingomonas nostoxanthinifaciens, a single genomic window includes:
- a CDS encoding TonB-dependent receptor, producing MTLPLPSAFRRHRALLLLSGALLPVCVSPACAAAPASEPMAMHNDAVNVASADAEGSDDRKDSDRSDIVVQASRLKGAHSTVEQALLIQKLAPNMVDVMSQDEIKQMPNYVLGDAARRLPGASVINKSGESRSIQIRGIDPNLNGVLYEGVMLPAGSINGAGRAVPFDAIPAALAGGLELFKTNQPSQEATALGGQINILSREIAPGEKPYIEVIAAGGFRQPHANGIFQGTISGGARFGLHSDPFSGSTPFGVSFFATDTADSMKMDNIQQTFLDKAGQPSNALSKAQQIMYTQTKKRYGYGGALTWDIAAGTTLYFKAFESGIDFHPKKYALVYGFSNPVYGATNNFTATTALSENINDNLIHDRENFYKFGGNSTFGKLSVEYYGAYAANRLSSPYSYSGTLARPGTASVAVDNVTNPLLPNLAATDGSTLTNYSSYVLNSLSNAAQDDHDGAWSGHIGLSAPVDFGAVEGTLSAGGGARFEKVTHYDPKYTYSGVPSTTGASLGSTENFTIFDGAYNLGSMTSTGGINQLITGGALTENMAADATSLRQAYLNDDENIYNGYVQYDGKIGKFGFLTGVRFEKTEGTYRGTATSTVSSVTTLTPRTVRQSYSNFFPTVQLRYNFTDDLVARANWSTAIGRPGFSQVTATQTVNTSGTVTTVTQGNPDLKPTTGNNFDASLEYYMPHGGIISVGLFDKEFDNYVVSTTVPGTYNGTTATFTTYGNIDHASARGVEVNYRQRFDDLPGLLSGVGISGNFTYVRSRGSSRGGVTETLPNTTPYIVNVGPFYEHGRLSLQLLANYQGWTMTSLGSTPTLDNFVQPYLNFDFDARFAITKRLTVFAQGRNVTNTNQVATEGKVSGRFTELQYYGSSYLFGIDLKL from the coding sequence ATGACCCTTCCTCTGCCTTCCGCCTTTCGTCGCCACCGCGCGCTGCTGCTGCTGTCAGGCGCGCTGCTGCCGGTATGCGTCTCCCCCGCATGCGCCGCGGCCCCGGCGAGCGAGCCGATGGCGATGCATAATGACGCCGTGAACGTTGCTTCGGCCGATGCGGAGGGCTCCGACGACCGGAAGGACAGCGATCGCTCGGACATCGTCGTCCAGGCGTCGCGCCTGAAGGGCGCGCACAGCACGGTCGAGCAGGCGCTGCTGATCCAGAAGCTGGCTCCGAACATGGTCGATGTGATGTCGCAGGACGAGATCAAGCAGATGCCGAACTACGTGCTCGGCGATGCGGCGCGCCGCCTGCCGGGCGCATCCGTCATCAACAAGAGCGGTGAATCGCGCTCGATCCAGATCCGTGGCATCGACCCGAACCTGAATGGCGTGCTGTATGAGGGTGTCATGCTGCCGGCCGGATCGATCAACGGTGCCGGCCGGGCCGTACCGTTCGACGCCATTCCCGCCGCACTCGCCGGCGGCCTGGAACTGTTCAAGACCAACCAGCCTTCGCAGGAGGCCACGGCGCTCGGCGGGCAGATCAACATTCTGTCGCGTGAAATCGCGCCCGGCGAGAAACCCTATATCGAGGTGATCGCGGCGGGCGGCTTCCGTCAGCCGCACGCCAACGGCATTTTCCAGGGTACGATCAGCGGCGGTGCCCGCTTCGGCCTGCACAGTGACCCGTTCAGTGGCAGCACCCCGTTCGGTGTGTCGTTCTTCGCCACCGACACCGCCGATTCGATGAAGATGGACAACATTCAGCAGACATTCCTGGATAAGGCGGGCCAGCCGAGCAACGCGCTCAGCAAGGCGCAGCAGATCATGTATACGCAGACCAAGAAGCGTTATGGCTATGGCGGCGCGCTGACATGGGATATTGCTGCGGGCACGACGCTGTATTTCAAGGCGTTCGAATCGGGTATCGACTTCCATCCGAAAAAATATGCATTGGTCTATGGGTTCTCGAATCCGGTGTACGGCGCGACGAATAATTTTACCGCGACGACCGCACTCTCCGAGAACATCAACGACAATCTGATCCATGATCGCGAGAACTTCTACAAGTTCGGCGGTAACAGTACGTTCGGCAAGCTGTCGGTTGAATATTATGGCGCCTATGCCGCCAACCGACTTTCGTCGCCTTATTCCTATTCGGGTACGCTGGCGCGGCCGGGAACGGCCTCGGTCGCGGTCGACAATGTGACCAATCCGCTCTTGCCGAACCTTGCGGCGACCGACGGTTCGACCCTTACCAATTATTCGAGCTACGTCCTGAACTCGCTGTCGAACGCGGCCCAGGACGATCATGATGGTGCATGGTCGGGCCATATCGGCCTGTCGGCTCCGGTCGATTTCGGTGCAGTCGAGGGCACCTTGAGCGCAGGCGGTGGCGCGCGCTTCGAGAAGGTCACGCACTATGACCCGAAATACACCTACAGCGGCGTACCGTCGACGACCGGCGCAAGCCTGGGCAGCACCGAGAATTTCACGATCTTCGACGGTGCCTACAACCTCGGCTCCATGACCTCGACGGGCGGGATCAACCAACTCATCACCGGCGGCGCGCTGACCGAGAATATGGCGGCCGATGCCACCAGCCTTCGCCAGGCGTATCTCAACGACGACGAGAACATCTATAACGGCTATGTTCAGTACGACGGGAAGATCGGCAAGTTCGGGTTTCTGACCGGCGTCCGCTTCGAGAAGACCGAGGGCACCTATCGGGGCACGGCGACCAGCACCGTCTCCAGTGTCACCACGTTGACGCCGCGCACTGTCCGCCAGAGTTACAGCAATTTCTTCCCGACCGTACAGTTGCGCTACAATTTCACCGACGATCTGGTCGCCCGCGCCAACTGGTCGACTGCGATCGGCCGCCCTGGCTTTAGCCAGGTGACGGCGACCCAGACCGTGAACACCAGCGGCACCGTCACCACGGTCACGCAAGGCAACCCGGACCTGAAGCCGACCACCGGCAACAATTTCGACGCCAGCCTCGAATATTACATGCCGCATGGCGGCATCATCTCGGTCGGGCTGTTCGACAAGGAGTTCGACAATTATGTCGTGTCGACCACCGTTCCCGGTACGTACAACGGCACCACGGCGACGTTCACAACCTATGGCAATATCGATCATGCCTCGGCGCGCGGCGTAGAGGTCAATTATCGCCAGCGGTTCGATGATCTGCCGGGTCTGCTCTCGGGCGTCGGCATCAGCGGCAACTTCACCTATGTTCGTTCGCGCGGTTCCAGCCGCGGCGGCGTGACCGAAACGTTGCCGAATACGACGCCCTACATCGTCAATGTCGGTCCGTTCTACGAACACGGCCGGTTGTCGCTGCAGCTGCTCGCCAATTACCAAGGCTGGACGATGACCTCGCTCGGCTCCACCCCGACGCTCGACAATTTCGTGCAGCCCTATCTGAACTTCGATTTCGATGCGCGCTTCGCCATCACCAAGCGCCTCACCGTGTTCGCGCAGGGGCGCAACGTGACGAACACGAATCAGGTCGCAACCGAGGGCAAGGTCTCCGGGCGCTTCACCGAGCTGCAATATTACGGATCGTCCTACCTGTTCGGCATCGATCTGAAACTTTGA